A genomic window from Cyprinus carpio isolate SPL01 chromosome A2, ASM1834038v1, whole genome shotgun sequence includes:
- the LOC109098956 gene encoding tripartite motif-containing protein 16-like: MEETAPALHSSGSTDVECHACIGMKRKAEQTCMECEASYCEHHLVMHNSLHVGKRHRLVEPNAVLQENICPDHGKMLLVYCRTDQLCICHLCITDKHRGHDVIPVEEEVANKQIKLGELEKRTADIIEAKEKDLQELKLAVENFKASANEALEKNEKNFTELIQCMKDNQSKVTELIQGQTVSAVKEAEGFINTLQQEISNMRSSGADLKHLELLSHTNNDVRFLESTVSLPLLTEYKKTFVFLVHPYNSFERDSMEVSELIEKLNTTSKTSLFTISRKVRNTRIVRSPPPQTREEFLQYASKLTFNTNSAHESLILRNENREVIATHLLQNYPEHTQRFNCRAQILCNEGLRGSPKYWEVEIGGGTWVCIAVSYQGIRRKGKQRILLGRNAQSWGLRCEGVHVEFWHDNKTTFSKFQSHGSKIGVYLDYRAGILAFYNVSDNMSLIYKHQTIFKEPVYPGFGLAGKGSYVKLCDPVKNETKMSLSSPFNLGSL; this comes from the exons ATGGAGGAAACAGCTCCAGCTCTTCATTCAAGTGGATCCACAGATGTCGAGTGTCATGCATGCATCGGAATGAAGCGCAAAGCCGAACAGACCTGTATGGAGTGTGAAGCTTCATACTGTGAGCATCATCTTGTCATGCATAACAGTTTGCACGTGGGAAAGAGGCACAGGCTTGTGGAGCCAAATGCAGTGTTGCAGGAGAACATCTGCCCTGATCATGGCAAAATGCTGTTGGTGTACTGCCGCACAGACCAGCTGTGCATCTGTCACCTGTGCATTACCGATAAACACAGAGGTCATGATGTCATCCCAGTGGAAGAGGAAGTGGCCAATAAACAG attaaGCTGGGGGAGCTGGAGAAGCGGACCGCTGACATAATTGAAGCTAAGGAGAAGGATCTGCAAGAGCTGAAACTAGCTGTAGAGAATTTCAAG GCTTCAGCAAATGAGGCACTGGAGAAGAATGAGAAAAATTTCACCGAGCTGATCCAGTGTATGAAAGACAATCAGAGCAAAGTGACAGAGCTGATCCAAGGACAGACAGTGTCTGCAGTGAAGGAAGCTGAGGGATTCATAAACACTCTACAGCAGGAGATCAGTAATATGAGGTCCTCAGGTGCTGATCTAAAACACCTGGAGCTGCTCTCTCATACAAACAATGATGTTCGATTTCTAGAG aGCACTGTGTCTCTGCCTTTGCTGACTgagtataaaaaaacatttgtcttcCTTGTGCATCCATACAATTCTTTTGAGCGTGATTCCATGGAAGTTAGCGAACTAATAGAAAAGCTAAACACGACCAGCAAGACGAGTTTATTTACAATTTCCAGAAAAG TGAGAAACACTAGAATTGTAAGATCACCTCCACCACAGACAAGAGAGGAGTTTCTGCAGT ATGCatcaaaactcacttttaataCCAACTCAGCACATGAAAGTCTCATCTTGAGGAATGAGAACAGGGAGGTGATAGCCACGCACCTGCTTCAGAACTATCCTGAACACACTCAGAGGTTTAACTGCAGGGCACAAATCCTGTGCAATGAAGGTCTCAGAGGGTCCCCTAAATACTGGGAAGTAGAGATTGGCGGGGGCACTTGGGTCTGCATTGCTGTGTCCTACCAAGGGATCCGTAGAAAAGGCAAGCAGCGTATACTTTTAGGAAGAAATGCTCAGTCGTGGGGACTACGCTGTGAAGGTGTCCATGTAGAATTTTGGCATGACAATAAGACAACATTTTCGAAGTTTCAATCACATGGCTCCAAAATAGGAGTGTATTTGGACTACAGGGCTGGAATCTTGGCATTTTACAATGTTTCTGACAACATGAGTCTCATTTATAAGCACCAAACTATTTTTAAAGAGCCTGTTTATCCTGGGTTCGGACTGGCTGGGAAAGGTTCCTACGTGAAGCTTTGTGATCCAGTGAAAAATGAGACCAAAATGTCCCTTTCTTCTCCATTTAATTTGGGTAGTTTGTAA